In Microbacterium enclense, the DNA window GTGGCCGAACCGTATCCGGGACGGCAAGTACACCTTCGACGGCGTCGATCAGCAGCTCGCGATCAGCGAGCCGAAGTTCGGCAACGCCAGCCACGGGCTGCTGCGCTTCGGGACGTACCAGCCGATCGAGCAGACCGACGAGCGACTCGTGCTGGGCGCGGACGTCGTGCCGCAGACCGGCTACCCGTTCCACCTGCGCACGCGCGTGACTTTCGCCCTCCGCGCAGACGGGCTCCACGTCACGCACGACATCGAGAACATCGGGGCGACCACCGCGCCCGTCGCGCTCGGCGTGCACCCGTACCTCTGCATCGGCGGCGTGCCGACCGAGGATCTCGTGATCCACTCCACGGGTACGACGACCCTCGTGCTCGACGAGCGCAACATCCCCGTCGACGAGGTGCCCGTGGACGAGCACACCGACTTGCGCGGCGGCCGGCGCCTGGGAGACGCCTCGCTCGACAACGGCTACCGGGGGCTGGACCGGGATGCCGAGGGCCGTGCGCACCACACCCTCACCGCCCCGGACGGCCGGCGCCTGCAGATGTGGCAGGACGAGGGATTCGGGTGGGCGCAGGTGTTCACGACCGACCGCTATCCGGGGCAGTCGCTCGCTGTCGCGATCGAGCCGATGACGGCTCCGGCCAATGCATTCGCGTCCGGTATCGATGTCTCCGCTTTGGCACCCGATAGCGCTATTCGACGCGAATGGGGAATTCGCTTTAGCGCATAACCAGCGAAATTGTCCCCCTTATGGGGGACACATTTTTACCGTGCGACCTGGGGTATTTGAAGAACAAGACTTTCCCTTTCGGGCGTGAGAAAAGTTAGCATCATGCTGACGGATTCCGTCGACGCCGGGAATCATAAGCAAGGCGATTCTCGGTTCACCCGATTAAGCCGACGGGGGCCGGGGGTCTCGCGGTGCTGGGGGACTTTCGGTCCGTCCCCAGGGAAAGCACCCCAAAATGAGCATCGCGGTCCGCCAAACCGTTCCTTCCGCCCTCCCCTTCTCGTCTCCGCGAGCTGTCGTCGCCACCGTGCGCCGACTGGCGCGACGCGCGGACGCCCTGTCGACGATGCACCTGGCCGCCCTGGTCCTGGTCGTGCTCGTCGGCGGCATCCTCGCGTCGATCGTGACCACGACCGATCCGCTCTGGTGGCAGTTGCACTTCAGCCAGCTGGGAACGTTCCACGATGTCTCGGGTGCCCTGTTCAACAGCACTCTGAAACTCGGCGGGGTGCTCGTGGTCGTCTACGCGGTGCGCGTGCGTCGCGATCTGCGCCGCCTGGGCCGCGGGGCCGGGCGACGGGGAGCGGCGTCGGTCGCTTTCCTGTGCCTCACCGTGATCGGGGTCAACCTGGCGCTCGTGGGCTGCGTCCCCCTCAACAGCAACAAGGACCTGCACGACAAGGTCGCGGGCATGATGGTCCTCGGCTTCGCGGCCCTGCTGATCACCACGCCCGTGCTGCTGCACCGCCTGGGCCGCCGTCTCGCGGTGTCGACCGTCCTGGTCTTCGTCTTCCTCTTCGCGGGGGCCTGGCTCTTCGTGACGGCCACCATCAACCTCGCGCTCTTCGAGGTGATCGCCTTCGCCGCCATGTTCGGGTGGTCGGGGATCTTCACGCACGCCGTTGCCGGCGCCGCCACCCGAGCGGTCGAGGCGCCGGCGTCCGCGTCGGCGTCGACCACCACCCCGGCGCACGGGGCGTCTCGTCGCCCGCGTCGCCCCCTCTCCGTACGCCTCGTCGGATCGCTCCCCCTGCTGCCGATTCCGACCCGCGCCGTTCTCGGCCACGCCGACGAACACGGCCCCCGCGCATCGGCCGCGGCGGATCCGCTTCGCGCTCGCGTGTCGAGGCCACGCCTCGCCCGGCTCAGTGCCAGTCGCGGAGCTCTCGTCGGCTCAGCGGGTGCTCCTCCGCAGCCGCGACCTCCGGTGCGCCGTCGTCGTCCGATGAGCGTGCAGCGCGCCGCGCGAGGCGACGCTCTCGGGCTCCCTCCACGAGGTTGTAGAGCGTCGGAAGCACCAGCAGGGTCAGGAACGTCGACGACACCAGTCCGCCGATCACCACGACGGCCAGCGGCTGAGAGATGAAGCCGCCGTGCCCGGTGATGCCCAACGCCATCGGCACGAGCGCGAAGATCGCCGCGAGCGCGGTCATGAGGATCGGACGCAGACGGCGTGAACCACCGACGATGGTGGCCTCGTACACGCTGAGCCCCCTCGCCCGGTACTGGTTCACGAGGTCGATGAGCACGATCGCATTGGTCACCACGATGCCGACCAGCATGAGCGCCCCGATCATTCCGGCCACTCCCAGGGGCACGCCCGTGACGAGGAGCAGGAGGATCGCCCCGGTCGCGGCGAACGGCACCGACACGAGAAGCTCCAGCGGCTGGCGGAGCGACTTGAACGTGGCCACCATCACGACGTAGACGATCAGGATCGCCGCCAGCAGCGCGAGTCCCAGCTGCCCGAAGGCATCCTGCTGGTCGGTCACGGCACCGCCGACTTTCGCCGTCGCCCCCTCCGGCAGCTGCACGTCGGCGAGCGCGGTGTTCACGCTCGACGAGGAGCTGCCGAGGTCGTCGGTGGTGGGGGTCACGGTCACCGTCGCGGTGCGCAGACCCCGGGCGGTGGTGATCGAGGGAGGCGTCTGACTCTCGTCGACCGTGGCGATCTCGTCGAGGCGGACGGTGCCGGTCGCGGTCGGGATCTCGAGAGCGCGCAGGGCGTCGACCGTGGTGGGCGGGTTGCTCGCGGCGACGTACACCGTGACCCCGCGACCGTCGATCTCGACCGTGCCGGCCTGGCGCGGCTGCATCGTGTTCGACACGAGGGCACCGACGGTGCGCTCGGACAGGCCGCGTTCGGCGGCGGCGGCGCGATCCACGCGGACCGAGACGTACGGGAGCGAGGCCGAGAGGCTGCTCGTGACCTGTCCGATCCCGTCACGACCCTGGAGCCCCGAGACCACGGCGTCGTTGGCCTGCTGCAGGGTCTGGCCGTCGGGGGCCGTGACGTCGACGGTGATGTCGGTGGACCCGAGGCCTCCCCCCGAGGCGGCGACCTCGATCTCACCGGCATCCGTGAGCGCGTCGAGCTCGGTGCGCACGCGTTCGCGCAGGTCGACCTGGTCGACCCCCGCCTGCGACGTGATGGAGTAGGTGATCCCCGATCCCCCGCCGGAGAACGCGTCGCGCAGCGCCGATCCACTCGACCCGATCGAGGTCTGGACGGTCTCGACACCGGGGGTGTCGAGCAACACGGCCTCGACCTTCTGCGCCGCGGCATCCTCGGCATCCAGGCTCGGAGCCGAGCCGATCTTCTGTGTCACGGTGAAGGTGTTCTGGCCGGAGTCGCCGAGGAAGTCGGTCTTCAGCAGCGGCACCGAGGCCAGCGTTCCGCCGAGCACCAGCACGGCGAGGGTCAGCGTGACCCACGAGTGCTTCAGCGTCCACCGCAGCACGGGCACGTAGCCCTTCTGCAGGCGGGAGGGCGGCGCGCCGGGGGCTTCGGGA includes these proteins:
- a CDS encoding aldose 1-epimerase family protein; the protein is MTADPTGHRFHLRGPRSSAEIAQVGAALRALTVDGVDLVPRYPDDVPTPAASGVVLVPWPNRIRDGKYTFDGVDQQLAISEPKFGNASHGLLRFGTYQPIEQTDERLVLGADVVPQTGYPFHLRTRVTFALRADGLHVTHDIENIGATTAPVALGVHPYLCIGGVPTEDLVIHSTGTTTLVLDERNIPVDEVPVDEHTDLRGGRRLGDASLDNGYRGLDRDAEGRAHHTLTAPDGRRLQMWQDEGFGWAQVFTTDRYPGQSLAVAIEPMTAPANAFASGIDVSALAPDSAIRREWGIRFSA
- a CDS encoding efflux RND transporter permease subunit, giving the protein MSYLAVLSLKNRALIALVTIVAAIFGGLALTSLKQELIPSIEFPQLAVVTTYPGASPEVVEADVSTPIENAIRGVDGLESTTATSTTNSSIVSASFTYGTDLAAAQQKILAAIARINDQLPESADTTVASASIDDFPVIQLAVTGFSDAQATQSTLETSIVPDIEDIEGVNGAQIVGGTGQRVTITPDTGKLSERGYTQQSITDALDANGVLFPGGAITEGDQTLTVQTGAKITSVDEIAALPLVPSDAAQLRAGATTIGDVATVAQQADPTTTLSRVDGQPALTIAVTKLPAANTVDVSRGVLAALPTLESALGNGATFTVVFDQAPFVEQSIEALAQEGLLGLVFAVVVILIFLMSVRSTLVTAISIPTSVLITFVGLQAFGYSLNILTLGALTIAIGRVVDDSIVVIENIKRHYVRDAEKIPTIVRAVREVAAAITASTITSVAVFLPIAFVGDVTGELFRPFSLTVTIAMAASLLVSLTIVPVLASWFLKPGKVIRDAEGTPIDPEAPGAPPSRLQKGYVPVLRWTLKHSWVTLTLAVLVLGGTLASVPLLKTDFLGDSGQNTFTVTQKIGSAPSLDAEDAAAQKVEAVLLDTPGVETVQTSIGSSGSALRDAFSGGGSGITYSITSQAGVDQVDLRERVRTELDALTDAGEIEVAASGGGLGSTDITVDVTAPDGQTLQQANDAVVSGLQGRDGIGQVTSSLSASLPYVSVRVDRAAAAERGLSERTVGALVSNTMQPRQAGTVEIDGRGVTVYVAASNPPTTVDALRALEIPTATGTVRLDEIATVDESQTPPSITTARGLRTATVTVTPTTDDLGSSSSSVNTALADVQLPEGATAKVGGAVTDQQDAFGQLGLALLAAILIVYVVMVATFKSLRQPLELLVSVPFAATGAILLLLVTGVPLGVAGMIGALMLVGIVVTNAIVLIDLVNQYRARGLSVYEATIVGGSRRLRPILMTALAAIFALVPMALGITGHGGFISQPLAVVVIGGLVSSTFLTLLVLPTLYNLVEGARERRLARRAARSSDDDGAPEVAAAEEHPLSRRELRDWH